CTGCTCTATTTTCTCTACGCTTATCTCGGACTTGTCTTTCGATACCCGCTTCGGACCTTCGACGGCCTTCGCGATAAACATCCGTTTCAACTTCGTTCTGACATTCCCTACGGCGACTTCAAAAACACTTCCCTCTTTGTCGATATCAACGACGTACCCTTTGCTTCCCAGTGTCTTCACGAGAACATAATCGCCTATTCCGATGTCCTCCCTGACCTCCCTAGCGGGTCCCCCCAACCTTTCCTTCAGGGAACGTATTTTCTCCTTACTCTTTGTTATAGACGTTCTTTCCTTTTTTGCAACCTCTTTTTTGATTTCATCGATCTCGATGTCCAGTTCGAGGAGTCTTTCGCGGGCCTTGCCTTCCCATTTCCTCAGGTACTCATCCTTCTTTTCCCTGATGACCTTCAAGCGCTCGCGAGCCTCTTCCTTGGTTCTTGCCAGTTCCAGGCGCTCCTGGCCGGCCTTTGCCTTCTCTTCCTCGAGGCTTGTTATGAGATCGTTGAGCATGAATTCCTGCTCGTTGAAATAGGCATAGCTCTTTTCGATTATCACCTGCGGCACGTCGATCTTTCTGGCCACATTGATCGCATTCGAGTAGCCGGCAGTCCCGTAGATTAGCTGGTAAAGGGGTTTCATGTTCTGCGTATCAAAAGAGGTCGCGACATTCATCGCATATTCCTTCATGTATCCGTATGCCTTGATAAGATTCAGGTGAGTCGTGACAACGACGCGGCACCCTTTCTCAACGAAGGCGTCGATGACCCCCATTGCCAGCGCCGATGCCTCCTGAGGCTCCGTGTTGCCGCCTATCTCGTCAATGAGAACAAGTTCGTCCCTCCGGGCGCTGAGATAGAGGTCCTTAATGGCATACATGTGAGCGGTAAAACTGCTGAGTTCCATCGAAATGTCCTGTTCGTCTCCGATAAGGGCAAAGATATTCGAAAACATGGGAATGACCGGCCTTTCGGCCGCCGGGATGAAGAGGCCTGTCTTCGCCATCAGCGACAGAAGGCCGATCGTTTTCAGCGCGGCGGTCTTTCCCCCTGCATTGGGGCCGCTTATGATCATCACTTTCTCGTTCTCTTTCATGACGATATCAATAGGCACGGCGTCATTCTTCCGCGACATCGCTATGAAGGGATTGATTGCCTTCTTTATCTCCAGGCCGCCCGAAGGCCTGACCTCGGGCCTGACGCACCCGAATTCGTGACAGAAAATCGCCATGGCATGGAAGAGATCGAGTTCGGCCAGACATTGTACGTTCCTCTCGAGAGATTCCCTGAATCCCCGTGCGAACTCTGTAAGCTCGTAGAGGATCTTCTTCTCCTCCTCTTTTTCTTCATTGACGAGAACGTTGATGCTGTTGTTGGACTCCACGCATTCGACGGGCTCTACAAAAGAGGTTTTAAGGGAATGTGAATAGTCGTGTACGATGCCCTGGATGGCCTCGTTGAAGTTAGGCTTAAGGGGGATGACGTACCTGTTGTTCCTCAAGGATATGTAATCATCCTGGATAATGGGACGCATCGCCTCGCGGCCCATGATCCTATCGAGCTGTTTCTTTATCCTCTCCCTGTTCATGAAAAGCTCTGTCCGTATGCGGGAGAGATCGTAGGAAGCGCTGTCCTCGAGGTAGCCTTCTGCATTGACAGAGCGCACGACCCGTTTGTAGAGTCCGGGCAGTCCGTCTATCCCCGCAGCAAGCTCGTCAATGAAGCTGCTCTTTTTGAACACCCTGGCGAGAAAGCCGGCTATGTCTTCGCAGGCCCGCAGAAAGTTTGTCAGGGAAAGGAGTTCCGAGGGCTCAAGGACGGAATCCCTGATGGAAACCCTCTTGAGCACCCCAACAACGTCGGGAACGTCCGAGAGAGGCACCCTGCCGTCCCATTTAATAACATCCATGACGGCTTCTATCCGGTCATGGCGCCTCTCTATCTCTTCGATGTCATCAAGGGGCCGGAGCTGACGCAGGTCGTCTCCGGAAAAGGGTGTTGAAGAGAATTGTAAGATGACATCCCGGAGCTTGAGGTAATCAAGGTATGATAACGTTTTATCGATCATAGGGGCTTTCGACTGCCGTCATCACGACGACAGTCTATTAAGCACCATTGTACTCAGCATTTTGCCGTCGATCCTTCCTGGAAATTTGTCCATGAGGAGTTTTATTACCTTCCCCATTTCCTTCCGGCTCGTTGCGCCGACGGCTGCAATCGCTTCTTCTATTCCCTTGAGGATCTCCTCTTCCGACAGTTGAGGGGGCTGAAACTCCTTGAGGATCTCCAGCTCTTTTTCTTCCTTTTCGACGAGCTCGGGGCGCCCACCCTTCCTGAAGCTTTCAATGGAATCGTTATGCTGTTTGATCGACGTCTTAACGAGGGCGTAGAACTCCTCGTCCAACAGAGGTCTAATTTTCTCGACTTCCTTGTTCTTTGTGGAGGCAAGGAGCATCCGGAACACGGACACCCTTATCTGGTCCCTCTTCTTTAAAGCCTCTTTTAAACCCTCTTCAATTGTGGATTTATAGTCCATTTACTCCTAGTAAAGGCCTTTATCCATGCTTCTTTTGAGTTTTTTCAGAGCTCTCTTCTTCGCAGCGAGTATTTTTTTCTTCCTTTTTACGCTGGGTTTTTCGTAGTGTTCTCTTTTTTTGATCTCGGAGAGAATCCCGGTTTTCTCGCACTGTTTCTTAAATCTCTTGAGGGCACTCTCGAAGGATTCACCTTCTCTTATTATAACTGCTGGCATCCATTCTTCCCTCCCTCCATTTGATCCGTTTATTTAAGCTACTTATTAAAACCCGAAAAAACAGCCAAAGTCAACAGATTTCAGCGGTCAAACATTGATATTGTTCAATCGGGAAAAGGTCGGTCATGCTCACGGGTTCTATCGCGATGCTACCCTTTTTTGATGGTGGAGAGATCGTTGCGCGCATACATGGTGTTCTTCTCGAATTCCGCCACCACGGTCCTCAGGCTGTTCACTCTGTTCTTCCAGCCTTTCAGGTACTTGGCATATACCTGCGGTTTGGCGGCGGCAAGCCTCACATAGCGCTGTTCCCTCATTCCCAGATAGCTGTCAATGTTGCCCTGCGATCTCCGCAGGATCTTTTGGGCCGCTGCCGGGCTGTTGACATAGGTGTCAAAGTGAACGACGCACAGGGGGTACGGCAGCGATGACGCGCCCGATCTCTCCCACAGCTTCCGGTAGATGCCCTCTATCTGTTCCCTGGTAATGTTCTTGATACTTCCCCTGTATCCCAGGGCTCGCGCGGTAGACTGCAATAT
This genomic interval from Syntrophorhabdaceae bacterium contains the following:
- a CDS encoding glycosyl hydrolase 108 family protein — encoded protein: MATNLDITQTASMLQYLQNGRKKAESFIVNPDPTGFQDVLLRSLTSGQAQQFNPIQTGPGIDPAAGFNDEDAKFRKCLDFVLEKEGTRLVKEDGERGASRYGILQSTARALGYRGSIKNITREQIEGIYRKLWERSGASSLPYPLCVVHFDTYVNSPAAAQKILRRSQGNIDSYLGMREQRYVRLAAAKPQVYAKYLKGWKNRVNSLRTVVAEFEKNTMYARNDLSTIKKG
- a CDS encoding GatB/YqeY domain-containing protein, with translation MDYKSTIEEGLKEALKKRDQIRVSVFRMLLASTKNKEVEKIRPLLDEEFYALVKTSIKQHNDSIESFRKGGRPELVEKEEKELEILKEFQPPQLSEEEILKGIEEAIAAVGATSRKEMGKVIKLLMDKFPGRIDGKMLSTMVLNRLSS
- the rpsU gene encoding 30S ribosomal protein S21, with the translated sequence MPAVIIREGESFESALKRFKKQCEKTGILSEIKKREHYEKPSVKRKKKILAAKKRALKKLKRSMDKGLY
- a CDS encoding Smr/MutS family protein; protein product: MIDKTLSYLDYLKLRDVILQFSSTPFSGDDLRQLRPLDDIEEIERRHDRIEAVMDVIKWDGRVPLSDVPDVVGVLKRVSIRDSVLEPSELLSLTNFLRACEDIAGFLARVFKKSSFIDELAAGIDGLPGLYKRVVRSVNAEGYLEDSASYDLSRIRTELFMNRERIKKQLDRIMGREAMRPIIQDDYISLRNNRYVIPLKPNFNEAIQGIVHDYSHSLKTSFVEPVECVESNNSINVLVNEEKEEEKKILYELTEFARGFRESLERNVQCLAELDLFHAMAIFCHEFGCVRPEVRPSGGLEIKKAINPFIAMSRKNDAVPIDIVMKENEKVMIISGPNAGGKTAALKTIGLLSLMAKTGLFIPAAERPVIPMFSNIFALIGDEQDISMELSSFTAHMYAIKDLYLSARRDELVLIDEIGGNTEPQEASALAMGVIDAFVEKGCRVVVTTHLNLIKAYGYMKEYAMNVATSFDTQNMKPLYQLIYGTAGYSNAINVARKIDVPQVIIEKSYAYFNEQEFMLNDLITSLEEEKAKAGQERLELARTKEEARERLKVIREKKDEYLRKWEGKARERLLELDIEIDEIKKEVAKKERTSITKSKEKIRSLKERLGGPAREVREDIGIGDYVLVKTLGSKGYVVDIDKEGSVFEVAVGNVRTKLKRMFIAKAVEGPKRVSKDKSEISVEKIEQRDLKIVGMRVEEALKTVDTFLDRAVIEGISQVRVVHGVGTGRLMQAVRDRLAETPYVRTFRPDERNSGVTIVELT